The following coding sequences lie in one Chlamydiales bacterium genomic window:
- a CDS encoding KH domain-containing protein has translation MKDFVAYIIKNLVDHPDKVKINEIGGTHTLIIELSVEKSDIGKIIGKKGKTINAIRTLLMSVASRNGLRVNLEIIEEPGTEGHFEAHHHE, from the coding sequence ATGAAAGATTTTGTTGCCTATATTATTAAGAACCTAGTTGACCACCCAGATAAAGTTAAGATCAATGAAATTGGGGGTACGCATACTCTCATCATTGAGCTTTCTGTTGAAAAATCTGATATTGGAAAAATCATTGGTAAAAAAGGAAAAACGATCAATGCAATCCGCACACTACTTATGTCCGTTGCTAGTCGAAATGGCCTTCGTGTAAACCTTGAAATTATTGAAGAGCCAGGAACAGAAGGCCACTTCGAGGCTCATCATCACGAATAA
- a CDS encoding RluA family pseudouridine synthase has protein sequence MQQEESETITVSEDEVGMRVDKFLALRYPEQSRTYFQYLIEEKLVLINGEPIKKREKLKLDDEIEVEFALTPELSLEPENIPLDIVYEDEYIIVINKPVGLVVHPAPGNWSHTFVNALLYHCKHLKDVGEPLRPGIVHRLDKETSGLLVAAKTKEAHQKLVALFASRSIYKEYLAICIGIPEECVITTHIARHPIHRKKMCNAQTGGKLAITRCYPIAKLNCFSLVQCILESGRTHQIRLHMQAKHAPILGDSLYGNEGLNKKHSTTRQLLHAYRLGLKHPITEKPLLFEAPIPKDMLTIIQKTMPCPHIPIRSHTPSHSAC, from the coding sequence ATGCAGCAAGAAGAGAGCGAAACGATTACGGTATCAGAAGATGAAGTAGGCATGCGTGTCGATAAATTCTTAGCCTTGCGCTACCCAGAACAATCACGAACATACTTTCAATACCTCATAGAAGAAAAACTTGTTCTCATTAATGGCGAGCCAATAAAAAAACGAGAGAAGTTAAAACTTGATGATGAAATAGAGGTGGAGTTTGCACTCACACCTGAGCTATCTCTAGAACCAGAAAATATCCCCTTAGACATTGTATATGAAGATGAATACATCATTGTCATTAATAAGCCAGTAGGCCTTGTTGTGCATCCAGCTCCTGGAAATTGGTCTCATACCTTTGTCAACGCCCTTCTCTATCATTGTAAACACCTAAAAGATGTAGGAGAACCTCTCCGCCCTGGCATTGTACATAGGCTGGATAAAGAAACATCAGGGCTTCTAGTTGCAGCAAAAACAAAAGAGGCACATCAAAAGCTAGTTGCTCTATTTGCCTCTAGATCCATTTACAAAGAATACTTAGCTATCTGCATTGGCATACCAGAAGAATGTGTCATTACAACACATATTGCAAGGCACCCTATCCACAGAAAAAAAATGTGTAATGCACAAACTGGAGGCAAGCTTGCCATTACAAGATGCTATCCTATTGCAAAGCTCAACTGCTTTTCTTTAGTGCAATGCATACTAGAAAGTGGTCGTACACACCAAATACGCCTGCATATGCAGGCTAAGCATGCCCCTATTTTAGGAGATAGCTTATATGGCAATGAAGGGCTAAATAAAAAACATTCTACAACAAGACAATTGTTACATGCCTATCGCTTGGGCTTAAAACATCCCATTACAGAGAAACCCCTACTCTTCGAAGCACCGATCCCAAAAGATATGCTTACCATCATACAAAAAACCATGCCCTGTCCCCATATACCAATAAGATCTCATACTCCTTCTCATTCAGCGTGTTAA
- a CDS encoding DNA topoisomerase IV subunit A → MDDLKDQMQDNFLKYASYVILDRAIPNVVDGLKPVQRRILHTLYGMDDGKLHKVANVAGQTMAYHPHGDAPITEALVNLANKGFLLDRQGNFGNLFTGDPAAASRYIETRLSLLAKETLFNKDLTETLPSYDGRHQEPVAFPAKIPVLLMQGAEGIAVGMATRILPHNFSELLQAEIDHLEGKEFTLLPDFPTGGIMDASSYDRGLGKIKLRARLHCPDEKTIVIKEVCYGTTTESLIQSIDESAKKGKIKIDSIYDFTAENVEIEIKLPRGQYAHQVIDALYAFTECEVSLSSQVLVIKDNFPWQTDVHEILKLHVELLQEYLKRELEFEKARLLEKIFHKSLERIFIENRIYKRIEEIANYQEIHATIASHLLPFHEELSRIPSHDDREKLLNIPIRRISRFDLNQNKEEIERFEKELAKVEKDLKQIKRVTISYLKGLLTKYGKDFERKTEVQTLEEVDKKAIASKKLKIFIDPETGFAGTKVQGGLSFECTNFDKLLFIFKDGSYVVINIPEKHYLYHNNSELVFAGVADKKTVFTALYLDPKTKYLYGKRFIIEKFILDKVYRFIDEDTLFKGITQANNANLKINFKPKANQKVHLLNFKIEDILVKGVSAKGIRISDKEIKTFSLDTPINLECL, encoded by the coding sequence ATGGATGATCTAAAAGACCAGATGCAAGACAACTTCTTGAAGTATGCGTCCTACGTGATTTTAGATAGGGCCATACCCAATGTTGTTGATGGCTTAAAACCCGTACAGCGCCGCATTTTACACACGCTCTATGGCATGGATGATGGTAAATTGCACAAAGTTGCAAATGTTGCAGGCCAAACTATGGCTTATCACCCCCACGGAGATGCTCCTATTACAGAAGCCCTTGTCAACCTTGCAAATAAAGGCTTTTTATTAGACAGACAAGGAAATTTTGGTAACCTGTTTACAGGTGATCCAGCAGCAGCTTCTAGATACATTGAGACAAGACTCTCCCTTCTTGCGAAAGAGACACTTTTTAATAAAGATCTAACAGAGACGCTACCCTCTTATGATGGCAGACATCAAGAACCTGTAGCCTTCCCTGCAAAGATCCCTGTCCTGTTGATGCAAGGAGCTGAGGGTATTGCTGTTGGAATGGCAACACGCATTTTACCTCATAACTTTTCAGAATTGTTACAAGCAGAAATTGACCACCTAGAAGGCAAAGAATTTACGCTTCTTCCCGACTTTCCAACAGGCGGTATCATGGATGCATCCTCTTACGATAGAGGGCTTGGAAAAATTAAATTGAGAGCCCGCCTCCATTGTCCTGATGAAAAAACTATTGTCATCAAAGAGGTTTGCTACGGTACGACGACAGAATCTCTCATTCAATCCATCGATGAGTCTGCTAAAAAGGGCAAAATTAAGATCGACTCTATCTATGACTTTACAGCAGAAAATGTAGAGATAGAAATTAAGCTTCCAAGAGGACAATACGCACATCAAGTCATCGATGCACTTTACGCCTTCACAGAATGCGAAGTTTCTCTAAGCTCTCAAGTTCTTGTCATCAAAGACAACTTTCCTTGGCAAACAGATGTTCATGAGATTTTAAAGCTCCACGTGGAACTCTTACAAGAGTATCTAAAGCGCGAACTAGAATTTGAAAAAGCACGCCTTCTAGAAAAAATCTTCCATAAAAGCTTAGAGCGCATCTTTATCGAAAATAGAATCTATAAACGCATCGAAGAGATTGCAAACTATCAAGAGATCCATGCAACCATTGCCTCTCACTTACTCCCTTTCCACGAAGAACTCTCTCGCATACCTTCCCACGATGACAGGGAAAAGCTTTTGAATATTCCCATCAGACGCATTTCACGCTTTGATTTGAATCAAAATAAAGAAGAAATTGAGCGCTTTGAAAAAGAACTTGCCAAGGTTGAAAAAGATTTAAAACAAATTAAGCGAGTAACCATTTCCTACCTCAAAGGCCTTCTTACTAAATATGGCAAAGATTTTGAGAGAAAAACAGAAGTACAAACTCTTGAAGAGGTAGATAAGAAAGCAATTGCTAGCAAGAAGCTTAAAATTTTTATCGATCCAGAAACTGGTTTTGCGGGAACAAAAGTACAAGGCGGGCTATCTTTTGAATGCACCAATTTTGATAAACTCTTATTTATTTTTAAAGATGGCAGCTACGTTGTCATCAATATACCAGAAAAGCACTACCTCTATCATAACAACTCAGAGCTTGTCTTTGCAGGTGTTGCCGATAAAAAGACTGTTTTTACTGCTCTCTATCTAGATCCAAAAACTAAATACTTATATGGCAAGCGCTTTATCATTGAAAAATTCATACTAGACAAAGTCTACAGATTCATCGATGAAGATACTCTCTTTAAGGGCATCACTCAGGCAAATAACGCTAATCTCAAAATCAATTTCAAGCCAAAAGCAAACCAGAAAGTGCACCTCTTAAACTTTAAGATAGAAGATATTCTTGTTAAGGGGGTTTCTGCAAAAGGCATCCGTATTTCTGACAAAGAAATCAAAACCTTTTCTTTGGATACACCCATTAACCTGGAGTGCTTATAA